The DNA region CAGGCGCTGTGTCCCGAACAGGCACTGCACCATTGGACCGTCTaaaagtcttcctgcaggtgggtcATTTCACAAAGTTCACGATTATACTTTTGTGAAGGGCTGTCTCAaagcttttctcatttgtgctcGGAGAGTTTTTGTCTGTCGAGACGGCGAAACAAACGGTTAGAGGAGCTGACGTTAAGAGTGTTTGAGCCGCCAGCGAGGATGACCGAGGCTGATTCACACCTCGGGACTGAGTGGTTGTTAGAGattaagtctctaacattgtgatattaatttacaaacgcaccgaaatgaaacaggcgGACACCAGGCTTCTATCTTCTCTCACGCTGCCCGGACCGGCTGGTCCGGCGCGCTTCCTCCAACCAACTGTTTCCGCTTCCCggaacaagtttatttataacgttcatggctccacctcttgacttagtgacatcacgataccttcagagcgcacaacatcgctgcccaccagatggggctgttctttatctaacggttacatttaaacaaatgaaaatcagCAAATGACCCTATCAGTGGTCAAACTGAATGGTTCTGGGCTGTCACCAACTATAGAGCCTTTAAACTAAAGCTCGCACCTCAAGGCTGGAAAACTGCTTTTTGCCCAGGGCCATCACTGACCTGAACCTGATAAAGGACCTCACCTCGCACCCCCTTCCTGTTGAACTAGCTCAGTTTGGCAGCTTGTATCTGTACCCACTGTACTCAGatgattgacttgtttttgcattcaggtacatggttctaaatctcaaggaatgaatctctggtctggactgaggggaatgatcaaggaaggaggcgtgttctcactctggaggggaaatgggaTCAATGTCCTCAAGATTGCTCCTGAATCGGCCATTAAGTTTATGGCCTATGAACAGGTCGGTGCGCTCCAACCAATCAATGACAAGAAATAGTTAGAACTCAATCCTTATAAATAAACCTAATGGTACATGTAAGACCAGAACTCTACCCAGTCTTGAATAATGCCTATTTTCATGTCCGGATAGTTGAATTCTCTCCACAGATGCATCatattattgcccccccccctctgggcccTTCCCACGTCTGTCTTTCCCCGCCAAccattctttcttttactttagaTGAAGTGCTTGATTCGGGGCAGTAAAGAGGGGGGCTCTTTAAGGGTACAAGAAAGGTTTATCGCTGGATCTTTGGCAGGAGCTACTGCCCAGACCATCATCTACCCAATGGAGGTCAGTTTAAAGGTCATCGTATCTCTGCTGCCTTTCTGGGTCTGTCCTTTACAACACGAGCctgcattcatccattcatacaGTGGCTACACTCATACCGCAGGTGTGGCTTCCTCTAAGCCAGGTGAGGGCTGTGGACTCCGTCACACTCCTGGACCGACAAAGGCATAAAGTTCTCACATTCTGCAGTGTATTTCTGTGGCACTAAGTTCAGTGCCTAGACTTAAAGTGAACTTTATTTCTAATGGTGCACGTAGCagcacaataaagtaaataaatacaaagacgcCGTAGGGGTACAGTCGATCCTCACCCTGCTTCTCCACTCTGGTGTGTAGGTGCTGAAGACTCGTCTTACACTGAGGACGACTGGACAGTACTCGGGTGTGGCTGATTGTGCCAGGAAGATCCTGAAGGTGGAGGGAGCCCAGGCTTTCTACAGGGGCTACCTGCCAAATACAGTCGGCATCATTCCTTATGCTGGTATCAATTTGGCCGTGTACGAGGTGTGTGCAGCCCACAGTCAAAATCAGAAGCTCAAAGATAGCCCGCTAAAGTTTGACCTTACTTTTGCAACTCGCCACCTTTACATATGAAACTATTtctgcctgttcctgctccatctAAAGACTCTGAAGAACGCTTGGCTTCAGAGGTACTGCTTAGACTCTGCAGATCCAGGAGTTCTTGTGCTCCTGGGCTGTGGTACCATCTCAAGTACCTGTGGACAGCTGGCGTCCTATCCCCTGGCTCTCATCCGCACACGTATGCAGGCACAAGGTAAAACGGATTCCAACGTGTTCTTAACATGTTGTTCCATAATCAATGGCCCAGCTAGGAGTCAACTCTCaacctcttttgcttttctttcagccattacTGAAGGGAAACCCAAGCTGACCATGGTGGGCCAGTTCAAGTACATCATATCACACGAGGGTGTAGCCGGCCTGTACCGAGGCATCACCCCCAACTTTCTCAAAGTCATTCCAGCTGTCAGCATCTCCTACGTAGTGTATGAGCGCATGAAGAAAATCCTCGGGGTGGGTTAGTAGActgagaagcagaagagaggagatgatgCAGCTCCTCAGAGCGAAGGGCCGCTGAACAGACGCAGGTCACACTGCTCTgggttctacttcctgtttacacatGCAGTTTCAAGTCTTTGACTACGCTTAGGCTTCTTAGCCCCAATGAAAATagcaattttaactttatttggaGCCAAAATGAGTGCTGTACTTTACATGCTGCTGGGATGGAATAAATCTCCATCGTTTCGTAATGAAGAGGGCTTTAACTGTTCAACTTTAAATGCCATGTCAGCATccgtacatccatccatcttccattagACGAGACGATCGATGAAACCATCTCTGCTGTGTTGGCTCCAGACATCCGTGGTCGGCGCCGGTTTGAACCCCGAAATGTGAGATAATGATCCAGACTGGCCCGTGATCAGACGAGAGCTGAAGCTGATTTTAGATTTCAGCCTTCTTTGGTGGAatattgtgaaatgcattttgtccatagcaagctgggataggctccagcgagtCCCGCGACCGGCAGAGCGGGAAAGCGCTCggcagatgaatggatgaatggatgaatggctaCCCGGGTGCATCTCAATAAATGAGAGGACCATTCAttcttgaagacgagaaggAGCCCTATTGTGTTCAGCCACTTAACCGAAGCCGGGTAACGCCTAGCCCCActgactatgggtgagaggtgggccacaccctggacaagtcaccagttcatcacagggccattAGAAGATTATGGAAAAGTTCATTTAAAGTTTGACCCTTTTACAGTATagctgaaatatttcaagcctTTTGATTATGGCATGATGGCCTTGACATTGCCCAGACACCCCAgtgttcagacaattcggctgGCGACCTGCGTGGCCCTTGGCcaacccgaaccctaacccttcaaACGCCTGATTAGCCCAGACGCTGCTTTGGATTATGACGTGTCGTTAAGAAGGTGAAAACTATAtattgtctgaacatagaggacaCCCTGTCCTGTCAATAAACTCACTCCAAGGAGTTTTGTCCTTCGGGGTCTTCCTTATGGTTTCCCAACTTCCTGGTGTTGTGGGTGTGACAGTTCTGCTAGCAACCTGCTAGCCGCTGGAGACGTGACTATTTGCACCTGGGTAAAAGCTTAAAGGGAACCCCGACTGTAACTAGAAATCGGtctaaaagtacatttacaaaaatatataaacatttctCCTCAGTTatcaaatccgttttgtttatAACATAAATTCATACGtggtggccgccatgttttcgCGTGCACATTGATGACGTCAATGGGTTAGGGGTATGGTAACGACATTGCTCAGacccccctatgttcagacaagatCCAGCATTGAAGTagtttatgaaaatgtgaaaggttTATAGGAATCCTTTCCACTTTGTAATTACCTCCTAACAGTGGTCGTAACACAGTCATAGTAACCTGAGCGGTTCTGTCGCTGACGTCACGGAATGGCGACGTAGTTTTGAAGCCGCTGGCAttgaaaatgttatattatcTCATAAAGAAGATGCATTATGTCATGGTAAATTTACATAAAGTTTGTGTTGTGTCTTGAGCCCTTTCAACTTGATGAGAGAGGCATACTGAAtgcatgaaagaacaaaccATGGTTCATCCGGATCAAAGGGGGAATCCATTAATCTGCTCATTGGCGATCCACTCGAAATTCATTCCACCCGAAAAaagctgttgttttattttgaaggaaaaagcctgaaacaggaagtcttgtcTCTGGACGTTCATATTTCTTGATCCTTGATGATctctgtatttttcctttgctccctttcctggagttaatctgttttgaacactgtttgtttgggttcccatagcaacagtaaactcatccataaaataatgtgatgcataaaatggttaaacaaatgacctgaaaatctttttttaattctgagccatcctgagggggaggagccgctCAGTTGCCAgagggttaccatggagacatactttggtcaatgtttgttcctgtaactttgtataatttctttcctgtgttgtgttgtgtagcacttcctcttctgtcgtatgtccttagaccttcagctctgtagcagcaagccagtccagtgtgtcattgtccaaatcaattaagccctgatcaccatttggccggcggtatatggggcagctggtcagcacgtggtccacagtctgtgatggatccccacattcacagtgggcactgtctgcaagaccccacttctgcattgttgcaccaaagcgtccaactcctgtccgcagccggttgagggtattcccatccttgcggggcaggtcctggccaggaacatctgttggatcctcaatgcagcggtggagcctggatggttctgccgccttccactggtccctccatctggccttcacccaggattccttagacatgtcagctggtgttgtgcgaagcagttcctgggcctgtgCGGCAAAAGGGCGACTGGACTTGAGGCGGGTAtgatgtggtgtctccatgacaaccttgtggaggaggtgggattcgctcagatgtgccttccaAGCGAGAGCTAGTATGGCTGCgtctcgcctgatctctgcctgggcgattccagcaaggaccggttggttggttggagtggcacgtaggcatccggagacagtccgtAGTGTGCTATTAAGGGCAGCGTCCAGCTTTTGGAAATGGGTGCTACGGCTCGAGACTGGGGCAGAGTATTCAGGAGCAGGAAGGACCAGGGCCTCGGTGGAGGCTCCCCACGTGGTTCCGGCTAAACGCCGTATCAGTGCTGCACGGGCAGTGGtctttcctttcacactgtccagatgttgtttaaaccagtggtccccaaccaccgggccgcggcccggtaccggtccgtgaggcattaaTTACACCCCCGGTCCACGAAATAATTGACCGGCAAGAAACCGGTccgtgtcaggaaaaaggttggggaccgctggtttcAAGGACAATGTTCTGTCGAGCTTCACGCCAAGGTGTGTCGGGGAGGACTGGGACTGTAGCTGTGCATCGGCAACGATGATGTTGGTTTCACGTGTTGCTTCCCTGTTGTAGAGGTGGAACATTGTTGCAACAGTCTTCTCGACTCTGAGCTTGAGACGCCAGTCCTTCAGGTAAGAGGATAGGATGGCCATATCCTCTGTAAGGCCTTCCTCTACTGCTTCCCAAGAGGGTTTGATAAGCAGGATTGCCATGTCGTCTGCATAGCCAGACGACGTACTTATATACAAGGACGGCATACTTCCTTGATGTTGTTAGGGGTAGGTCGTGGATGTAGATaacaataatgcttgattttatatagcacttttctaggcacccaaagacgcttcacattgtgcattattcattcacaccacacttggtggtgaagctactagccacagctgccctggggtaggctaacaggagcgaggctgccaatttgcaccatcggccctcctgaccaccaccaacattcactcgctcactacattcacacaggcaatgtgggtgaagtgtcttgcccaaggacacaacgacagtggacaTGTGAAGGTCGGGAAtcgaatcgaaccgccaacctctcgatcataggacgacccgctcaaccacctgcgccaccatcgccctagatgttaaataacatcggtgccagcacagagccctgtgggacaccgttCCTGAGCCTTCTCAACCTACTGCTTTGGCCATTGCTGGTCTGGAGCTTAAAGCTGCGGTTGCTCAGCATCTCCATCATGAAGCTCACCAGGTGCTTGTCCGGGATGATCTTCAGAAGCTTCATATGTAGCCAGCGCAGCCAGACAGTGTCAGGCAGCTGTGAGGTCCAAGAAGACGGCGCCAGCCTTTTGTTCTTTGGGGAGCTGGGGGTTGATCACTGGGGTGAGGCAAGCCAGGATGAGGCGTTTCAGCAGTTTGAAGGGTACACACAGAAGGGAGATTGGCCCGTATCCCTTTGGGTCATCGCTTGGCTTGTTGGGATTCGGCAGTGTGATTACCTTGGCACGGCGCCAGATTTTTGGCAGCTTTAGGCGTTGGAGACATGCAGATAGGAAGGAACGGAGCCAGTCAGTTACCTTCTTACCTTGGTGTTTCATCTATCCCTGGTGCCTTACCAGTCTTAAGATGTTTTATGGCTTGTTCGGTTTCTTGCATTGAGAAGTTAACCGATAGGTTGACATCACACCCTGGGGCCCCGTGCAGTTCATGGACTCTCGCTGATGTTGTTCGAGTGAGGTCCTTGTCTGCGTCCGGGAAGCAGCTGTTACTCAGCAGGAGCGACGCAATGGAGTTCGCAGTAATGGGGCACTGTGCCGGGGTTGTTGACCTTCCGGTCAGCTTTTTTAGGGTCTGCCACTTCCTTCGACTGGAGTGTGTGAAGTCGATTGACTCCACTGTCTCAGTCCAACGTTGCCTGCGTTTCTCATTCAGTCTGCTGAAGAGatttcctgctgctctctccCTGCCTTTCGTCATCCCAACAGGGAACAGAGGCTTTACGTTCACCGCGGGGGATGTTGTTCTTGGCGGCGGCCAGCATCATTTTGCAGTACGAGTTGTAGGCGTCGTTCAGGTTGGTGGAACACGGGTGTGGTAGGGTAGTAACTGCCTTGGTCACTTGTTTAGTGAAACCTGCACAGTTCGCTTTCCGGAAGTTCCATCTCTTGACATCCCTCCCTTGCACAGGCTGGACCAAAGATGGAATGGTGATGAGTGACCGTCGGTGGTGTGACCGGGGAAACATGCCCAGAATGCGTCTTGCAGGGAGAGGCTGGTCGTTGTGCCATTTTGCGAATGCCAGGTCTGGGTTGGTGTTGCTGTTCCATCGTGCAGAGTAGAACGTGTGTGGCTCCTTTGGGTCGTATAGGAGTGCAGCATCGACAGTGGAGGCCCAGTCTACCAGGAAGTCACCATCAGCGTTGGAGCTGCTGCAACCCCGGTCTGAGTGGTGGGCAGGGGCAGGGACATCCGGCAGGGACGATGGGACCAATCTGCTGGGTGGTGGTTTGTAGATGTTGGCGATGGTAGTGTCTTGCACT from Brachionichthys hirsutus isolate HB-005 unplaced genomic scaffold, CSIRO-AGI_Bhir_v1 contig_950, whole genome shotgun sequence includes:
- the LOC137917008 gene encoding mitochondrial adenyl nucleotide antiporter SLC25A23-like, with the translated sequence MFDIGEHLTVPDEFSERERRSGLVWKQLVAGAMAGAVSRTGTAPLDRLKVFLQVHGSKSQGMNLWSGLRGMIKEGGVFSLWRGNGINVLKIAPESAIKFMAYEQMKCLIRGSKEGGSLRVQERFIAGSLAGATAQTIIYPMEVLKTRLTLRTTGQYSGVADCARKILKVEGAQAFYRGYLPNTVGIIPYAGINLAVYETLKNAWLQRYCLDSADPGVLVLLGCGTISSTCGQLASYPLALIRTRMQAQAITEGKPKLTMVGQFKYIISHEGVAGLYRGITPNFLKVIPAVSISYVVYERMKKILGVG